One genomic window of Ziziphus jujuba cultivar Dongzao chromosome 4, ASM3175591v1 includes the following:
- the LOC107423142 gene encoding LEAF RUST 10 DISEASE-RESISTANCE LOCUS RECEPTOR-LIKE PROTEIN KINASE-like 2.4 — translation MHFLFPNIVFLIIFVHGPSISVCADNEKYHNCGKLIECGNIRDIGYPFWGLGNTRPDYCGPPNFQLSCINHVLHITISSQDYRVLDIDVVKHELRLVRKDYWNNVCPHTELHNTTLDDMFSFFNYTLDTEYMTLLYDCKVKIGMLNYFNCSTSGRDTVNYFLTELITQNNLRKATAVHTSFYGNCKESVVVRVFQSEAMVLQNDTSSLKDKVIKAVSSGFGLKWDANNTLCDACEGTNGRCGYNPVSGEFVCYQNQDVRSSLRLSWAIGISVAVLGFFTISVVIFCIHKRKYVSSKVMVFWNKDKTEEFDVEAFIRNHISFAPKRYSYSQVKKMTNSFANSIGRGGYGCVYKGTLPDGHLVAVKVLKESKSDGEEFINEVASMGRTSHVNIVTLFGFCYEGTKRALIYDYMPNGSLDKFIFNQEFKNMPRSCLEWKTLYEIALGIARGLEYLHRGCNTRILHFDIKPQNILLDEDFCPKISDFGLAKLWLNEESIVSVIGTRGTVGYIAPEVFSRNFGGVSHKSDVYSYGMLVLELVGGRKNINARVHYTSEIYFPSCIYEDLELGRDLRVSGVATEEEKEIARKMVMVSFWCIQTNPSERPQMSKVVDMLEGDLQSIQIPPKPFLFSPPRSPQQYSTKS, via the exons ATGCATTTCCTCTTCCCAAACATCGTCTTTTTGATAATCTTCGTCCATGGCCCATCAATATCTGTTTGTGCTGATAACGAAAAATACCACAACTGTGGCAAACTCATTGAATGTGGAAATATCCGGGATATTGGTTATCCCTTCTGGGGATTGGGAAACACCAGACCAGATTACTGTGGCCCTCCAAATTTCCAGCTGAGTTGCATAAACCACGTTTTACATATCACAATCTCCTCCCAGGATTACCGAGTCCTGGATATCGACGTTGTCAAACATGAGCTCAGGCTCGTCAGGAAGGATTACTGGAACAATGTTTGTCCCCACACAGAGCTCCATAACACCACCTTGGATGATATGTTCAGCTTCTTCAATTATACTTTGGATACTGAATATATGACTCTGTTATATGATTGTAAAGTCAAAATCGGTATGCTCAACTACTTCAATTGCAGCACATCTGGAAGAGACACTGTAAATTACTTCTTAACAGAGCTTATAACACAGAATAACTTGCGAAAAGCGACTGCAGTTCATACAAGTTTTTATGGAAATTGCAAGGAAAGTGTAGTGGTTCGAGTTTTTCAATCAGAAGCTATGGTTTTGCAGAATGATACTTCTTCATTAAAGGATAAGGTGATAAAGGCTGTGAGTTCCGGGTTTGGTTTGAAGTGGGATGCAAATAATACTCTCTGTGATGCTTGTGAAGGGACTAACGGGAGGTGCGGTTACAACCCTGTTTCTGGTGAATTTGTCTGCTATCAAAACCAAG ATGTTAGATCGTCTCTGAGGCTAAGTTGGGCCATAG GCATTTCAGTAGCTGTGCTTGGATTTTTCACAATTTCTGTGGTGATTTTTTGTATCCACAAGAGAAAATATGTATCAAGTAAAGTTATGGTATTTTGGAATAAAGACAAAACAGAGGAGTTCGATGTGGAGGCGTTTATAAGGAATCATATTTCATTTGCACCAAAGCGATATAGTTATTCCCAAGTCAAGAAAATGACAAACTCATTTGCAAACTCAATAGGAAGAGGAGGATATGGTTGTGTATACAAAGGAACACTACCTGATGGTCATCTTGTTGCAGTAAAAGTCCTAAAAGAGTCTAAAAGTGATGGAGAAGAATTTATCAATGAAGTTGCAAGTATGGGTAGGACTTCTCATGTAAATATAGTCACTCTTTTCGGATTCTGTTACGAAGGAACCAAAAGAGCCTTGATTTATGATTACATGCCCAATGGATCgcttgataaatttatatttaatcagGAATTTAAGAATATGCCTCGTAGTTGTCTAGAATGGAAAACATTGTATGAAATTGCTCTTGGCATTGCACGAGGACTAGAATACTTGCATCGTGGTTGTAACACGAGGATCTTGCATTTTGACATAAAGCCTCAGAACATTCTTTTGGATGAagatttttgtccaaaaatttCTGATTTTGGTTTAGCTAAACTATGGCTAAACGAGGAAAGCATTGTATCGGTGATTGGTACGAGAGGAACTGTAGGATATATAGCACCTGAAGTATTCAGTAGGAATTTTGGTGGAGTATCTCATAAATCTGATGTTTATAGTTATGGTATGCTGGTTCTGGAATTAGTCGGAGGACGAAAGAATATTAATGCTAGAGTTCACTATACAAGTGAAATATACTTTCCTTCTTGTATTTATGAAGATCTAGAATTAGGTAGAGATTTAAGGGTTTCAGGAGTTGCaacagaggaagaaaaagaaatagcaaGGAAGATGGTAATGGTCAGCTTCTGGTGCATTCAGACAAATCCATCAGAACGACCCCAAATGAGTAAAGTAGTAGATATGTTAGAAGGAGACCTTCAGTCCATCCAGATTCCACCAAAGCCATTTTTGTTTTCTCCTCCAAGGTCTCCTCAGCAATATTCCACgaaatcataa
- the LOC132803434 gene encoding uncharacterized protein LOC132803434 → MCVATPSGEILCASQVLKSCIVSIDGRDLVANLIILDMQDFDVILGMDWLATYHASVKCFEKEVVFQSEVEDEFKFVGVKLYPFPQVISALQARRCLRKGCGGFLASVVDTSKENLTISDVQIVNEFDDVFLDEMLGIPPEREVEFKSDLAPDTRPISKAPYQMAPSELKELKEQLQDLLDKWFIRPSVSPWGAPVLFIKKKYGTMRLFIDYRELNKEDIPKSAFRIRYGHSSKEGIFVDLSKVEVVMNWPRPTSVGEVRSFLGLAGDYRHLVQDFSKIASPLTQLTMKNVKYQWTDECEKSFEKLKQYLVTAPVLTIPTGSGGFVIYSDASYKGLGHVLMQNGKVIAYASRQLKDYEKNYPTHDLELTVKKLNMRQRHWLELMKDYDCVINYHPGKANVVANALSRKSIGFTAVLLTTQKQILKDMEDLEIVVVKNGDHAFVTALSVKAEHQRPSGLLKPLMVPEWKWEKISMDFVVGSPKTLKGCNALWVIVDCLTTFAHFLPIRTMFTMDHYAQLYVNEIMRLHGVPLSIISYCDPRFTSNFWNSLHKAMGTKFNFSTAFHPQTDGQLERTIRTLEDMLHSCDLAYRLALPLALSGVHNVFHVSMLHKYVHDPSLVVSFEHLQLNRDLTYEELPLRIVDQKEKEQRTKKTSLVKVLWRNHTVEEATWEREDEIHEKYPHLFDI, encoded by the exons ATGTGTGTAGCTACCCCTTCTGGGGAGATATTGTGTGCTAGTCAAGTTTTGAAGTCTTGCATTGTTAGTATTGACGGTAGAGATCTAGTTGCGAATTTGATAATCTTGGATATGCAAGACTTTGATGTAATTTTAGGCATGGACTGGCTGGCAACTTATCATGCTAGTGTGAAATGTTTTGAGAAGGAGGTTGTGTTTCAATCTGAAGTCGAAGATGAGTTTAAATTTGTAGGTGTTAAACTATATCCTTTCCCTCAAGTAATTTCAGCTTTGCAAGCACGAAGATGTTTGAGGAAAGGTTGTGGAGGTTTTTTGGCTAGTGTTGTGGATACTTCAAAGGAAAACTTGACAATATCTGATGTACAAATCGTCAATGAGTTTGATGATGTTTTTCTAGATGAAATGCTTGGAATTCCACCTGAACGAGAGGTAGAGTTTAAGAGTGATCTAGCACCAGATACAAGACCAATATCTAAAGCACCTTATCAAATGGCACCTTCAGAGCTTAAGGAGTTAAAGGAGCAATTGCAGGATTTATTGGACAAATGGTTCATTAGACCAAGTGTTTCGCCTTGGGGAGCTCCAGTGTTATTCATTAAGAAGAAATATGGGACTATGAGGTTATTCATTGATTATCGGGAGCTCAACAAG GAAGACATTCCAAAGTCAGCCTTTAGAATAAGATATGGTCACT CATCCAAAGAAGGAATTTTTGTTGATCTTAGTAAAGTAGAAGTAGTGATGAATTGGCCTCGACCGACTTCAGTAGGTGAAGTAAGGAGTTTTCTAGGATTGGCTGGTGACTATCGTCATTTGGTGCAAGATTTTTCTAAGATCGCTTCACCGTTGACTCAATTAACAATGAAGAATGTTAAGTATCAGTGGACGGATGAATGTGAAAAGAGTTTCGAAAAGCTCAAACAATATTTGGTCACTGCTCCAGTTTTGACCATTCCAACAGGTTCTGGTGGATTTGTGATATATAGTGATGCTTCTTATAAGGGTCTAGGACATGTGTTGATGCAGAATGGGAAAGTCATTGCTTATGCTTCAAGACAATTGAAggattatgagaaaaattatccTACCCATGATTTGGAATTAACAGTG AAGAAGTTGAATATGAGACAAAGGCATTGGTTGGAGTTGATGAAGGACTACGATTGTGTGATTAATTATCACCCTGGTAAGGCTAATGTGGTGGCtaatgctttgagtaggaagtcTATTGGTTTTACCGCAGTTTTGTTAACTACACAAAAGCAGATTTTAAAGGATATGGAGGATTTAGAAATTGTGGTTGTGAAGAATGGAGATCATGCATTTGTAACTGCTTTATCT GTTAAGGCTGAGCATCAAAGACCATCTGGTTTGCTAAAACCTTTAATGGTACCTGAATGGAAGTGGgagaaaatttcaatggattttgTTGTTGGGTCGCCGAAGACACTGAAGGGTTGTAATGCTCTATGGGTCATTGTGGATTGTTTGACCACATTTGCGCATTTTCTGCCTATACGTACCATGTTCACTATGGATCACTATGCTCAGTTGTATGTTAATGAGATCATGAGGTTGCATGGAGTCCCTTTATCGATTATTTCTTATTGTGATCCGAGGTTTACTTCAAATTTCTGGAATAGTTTACATAAAGCTATGGGTACGAAGTTTAATTTTAGTACTGCATTTCACCCTCAGACAGATGGACAGTTAGAGAGGACCATACGAACCTTGGAAGACATGCTTCAT AGTTGTGATTTAGCTTATAGGCTTGCTTTACCATTGGCATTATCTGGAGTGCATAATGTTTTCCATGTATCCATGCTCCACAAATACGTTCATGATCCTTCACTTGTGGTTAGTTTTGAGCATCTTCAACTCAATAGAGATCTTACATATGAAGAGTTACCACTCCGAATCGTAgaccaaaaggaaaaagaacaacGCACTAAGAAGACTTCTTTGGTAAAAGTTCTATGGAGAAATCATACAGTAGAAGAAGCCACTTGGGAACGTGAAGACGAGATTCACGAGAAGTATCcccatttatttgatatttaa
- the LOC125422136 gene encoding PR5-like receptor kinase — translation MAHSSAELIGKGGYGCVYKGKLPDGHLVAVKVLKESKSDGEEFINEVASMGRTSHVNIVTLLGFCYERTKRALIYDYMSNGSLDKFIFNQEFSNTARCLEWKMLYEIALGIARGLEYLHRGCNTRILHFGIKPQNILLDKDFCPKISDFGLAKLWLNKESIVSMIGARGTAGYIAPEVFSRNFGGVSHKSDVYSYGMLVLELVRGRKNIDARVHNTSEIYFPSCIYEDLELGRDLRISKVATEEEKEMARKMVMVSFWCIQTTPSERPQMSKVVDMLEGDLQSIQIPPKPFLFSPPRSPQRSTKS, via the coding sequence ATGGCACACTCATCTGCAGAATTAATAGGGAAAGGAGGATATGGTTGTGTTTACAAAGGAAAACTACCCGATGGTCATCTTGTTGCAGTAAAAGTCCTAAAAGAGTCCAAAAGTGATGGAGAAGAATTTATCAACGAAGTTGCTAGTATGGGTAGGACTTCTCATGTTAATATAGTCACTCTTCTCGGATTCTGTTATGAGAGGACCAAGAGAGCCTTGATTTATGATTACATGTCTAATGGGTCCCttgataaattcatatttaatcaAGAATTTTCGAATACAGCTCGTTGTCTAGAATGGAAAATGTTGTACGAAATTGCTCTGGGCATTGCACGAGGATTAGAATACCTGCATCGTGGTTGTAACACGAGGATTTTGCATTTTGGTATAAAGCCTCAAAACATTCTTTTGGATAAagatttttgtccaaaaatatcTGATTTTGGTTTAGCAAAACTATGGCTAAACAAGGAAAGTATCGTATCAATGATTGGTGCAAGAGGAACTGCAGGATATATAGCACCGGAAGTATTTAGTAGAAATTTCGGTGGAGTGTCTCATAAATCTGATGTTTATAGTTACGGAATGTTGGTTCTAGAATTGGTTAGAGGACGAAAGAATATTGATGCTAGAGTGCACAACACAAGTGAAATATACTTTCCTTCTTGCATTTATGAAGATCTAGAATTAGGTAGAGATTTAAGAATTTCAAAAGTTGCaacagaggaagaaaaagaaatggcaaGGAAGATGGTAATGGTGAGCTTTTGGTGCATTCAGACAACTCCATCAGAGCGACCTCAAATGAGTAAAGTAGTAGATATGCTAGAAGGAGACCTTCAATCCATCCAGATTCCACCAAAGCCATTTTTGTTTTCTCCCCCAAGGTCTCCTCAGCGATCCACAAAATCATAA